The Thalassospira sp. TSL5-1 sequence CATCGGGGTGCGACCCAAAGCCGATGATCCCCTTAACTTCCAGGGTGTCGGAAATTTTGCGAATCAGTTCTTCGGACTGATCAATAACCGTCACATCGTTTTGTTCGGCTGCAAGATACTTGGCAATGTGGAACCCCACCTGCCCCGCGCCGCAAATGATGACTTTCATTTATGTTTTCTCCTGATCAAAACCCTGTGGACCAGAACCGGTGCGATGGCATCAATCGCCAACACGGTCCCCGTAAATTCCCAGGCTTTTGAGCTTTCTATGCAAAGCGGAACGTTCCATTCCGATAAAATTGGCAGTTTTCGAAATATTGCCACCAAATCTGTCCACTTGTGTTTGCAAATATTCCTTTTCAAACAATTCGCGGGCTTCACGTAAAGGCAGGGCCATGATTTCGCTGGTTTTATCAAAGACAAGCGATTCAGGCATGTCGGAAAACAATTCACTTGGCAGCATTTTGCCGCTGATCATCTGGGTGCTGTCGCCTGGTGCCATGATCATCAAACGTTCGATCACGTTTTTAAGCTGACGCACATTTCCCGGCCAGTCATAGGCATGCAGGGCGGCAATCGCTTCGGGGGACAGGGTACGACGGGGCAAACCGGTGGCATCAGCATAACGCGACAGGAAATAATCAGCCAGTTCGGGAATATCATCCCGCCGGGCCACCAGTGGCGGCACTTCAAGCGGTACAACGTTGAGCCGGTAATAGAGATCCTGGCGAAATTTCTGTTCTTCGATCTTTTCTTCGAGATTCCGCGACGTGGTCGCGATTACCCGCACATCAACACTGACCGGTACGGAACCGCCGACCCGCACAAAGGTTTGATCCTGCAGGACCCGCACAATTTTGCCCTGGGTTTCAAGCGGCATATCAGCCACTTCATCAAGCAAAAGAGTGCCGCCATGTGCGATTTCCAGCATTCCGGTGCGCGCTTCACGCGTTGCATTGCCAACCGCACCAAACAACGAATCTTCCATCGTCTCGGGTGATATATTTGCGCAATTCAACACAACAAAGGGACCATTTGCCCTTGCTGAATTCTTGTGAACCAGCCGTGCAACCACTTCTTTGCCAACGCCGGCCGGGCCGGAAATAAGAATACGGCTGCCGGTACGGGCGACACGGTCAATCGCCTGGCGCAAATTAACGATTGAAGGGGTTTTTCCGACAATTTCAACATCGCCGCCAGCGCGAAGTGTCAGTTCACGGTTTTCACGGCGCAGGCGCGCATCCTCGATCGCCCGTTCAACAACAAGCAATAACCGGTCCGTATTAAACGGTTTTTCGATAAAATCGTATGCACCATTACGCGATGCTTCAAGCGCGGTTTCAATATTGCCGTGACCGGAAATCATGACTACAGGGACTTCGGGATGTTCGCGCTGGATCAGCTTTAAGGTCTCGATCCCGTCATGCTCGCTCCCCTCCATCCAGATATCAAGCACCACCAGTGTCGGTCGCCGTGCGGCAACCTCAGAGAGGGCCTGCTGGCTCGATGCCGCAGCCCGGGTGGTGTAACCTTCGTCTTCCAGAATGCCAGCAATGAGCGACCGGATGTCTTCTTCATCGTCGACGATTAAAATATCGTGCGCCATGTTTCGACAATAACCTTGGTGTTTCTATTCATTTTTCTTGCCGCACAAAAAATGCGTCATACGGCTGGCGGCAAACTATCACTGTCCGAAGAATTTTCAGTTAATTTTGTAGAATTCTTTGGAAAAGACAATGTCACTCGCGCGCCTGTTTCTTCTCTGTCGGCGAGTATAAGCTCTCCGCCGTGGTCTTCCATGATTTTCTTAACGATCGCCAGACCAAGCCCGGTTCCCTTGCTGCGTGTCGTAACATAAGGCTCGGTCAAACGTTCGCGGTGTTCGGTAGGCAAGCCCCTGCCGTTATCCTCTATCACAATATCAATCCGCTGATCCGGATCGTTGCCTGGGCGAATATAAACGCCAATATGCCCCGGCGGCAGGTCGCCGTCACCTTTATCGCGCCCGGCAATGGCCTCTGCCGCATTTTTAAGGGTATTGATCAGGCACTGGTTCACCTGGCGGGAATCGCATTGGATATGCGTATCGATCCCGTCATCAATGACAAAGTCATATTTAATTGCTGAATGCGCCTGCTGTTGCAAAAATAGGGCATTTTTAGCTAGGTCAGCCAGATTTTCATTGCGCATTTTCGGGCTGGGCATTCGGGCAAAAGACGAAAACTCGTCCACCATTCGACCAATATCGCCAACCTGACGGATGATGGTTTCAATGCAGGTTTTAAATATCTCGGTATCGCTTTGAATTTCCTTAAGATATTTGCGACGCAGCCTCTCCGCCGAAAGTTGGATCGGTGTCAGCGGATTTTTGATTTCATGTGCAATACGTCGTGCAACATCAGCCCAGGCCGCCATACGCTGCGCATTCTGAAGTTCAGTCACATCATCAAAGGTTACAACATAGCCAAAAATGGAACGATCCCCTGCACGCTCGACCGTAACTCGGGCAAGTAACATCAGGTTTAGCCCGTCACGCCGAATTTCGATCTGGCGGGGTTTGGAACGTTCTCCTTCCTTGATGGCCTCGTCAAAAAGCACGTTAAATTCGGGTATAACCTCGCAAATGGGCTGCCCCAATTTGTTGTCAATATCCAGCCCCAACAGTTCCGACGCACTTCGGTTTGGCAAATTAATGCGACAATCGGCATCAAGACCAATCACACCTGCTGTCACCCCACCCAAAATAGCTTCGGTGAAGCGCCGTCTTTCGTCATTCAGACGATTCGCTGCAATCAGTTCGGCACGTTGCGTATCAAGCTGAGCTGTCATCCGGTTAAAGGCCCGGCTTAAGGCCTCCAGCTCGTCTCCCTGCCCGTCTAACGGTACACGGAAGGACAAATCACCGTCACGGACCTTTTCGGCCCCGTTAATCAATTGCGAGATCGGCTCCACCAGCCGCGTTGCAACCGTAAGGCCCAACATCACGGCAGCAAGCAACAGGACCACAGCGATGATGACAAAAATCATCACAAAGGTCACGACGATGCCGGAACGTTCACCTTCAAGGTTTTCATAGGCCTTAACCGCACGTCGGGCCTGTTCGATGCGATCAAGAACGCTGCTGTCAACGAACCGACCCACCAGCAAAAAGCCATCGATAAAATTATCCAGCCGCACAACGGCACGAATGCGGTCCTCGGTATCGCCCAGCATCAGAACAACGTCATTGACCCGCGCCCGGTCAAAGACCTCCTGTGGAACGGGCGCCCCTTCGGGATCATAGGAAAAACTGTAATCGGACTGGGCAATCACCTTGCCGCTGCCATCAATGATCAGGGCTTCGGGTAGACCGCGGGCATCGGCCTGCGCCGTCAATATGCGCGACAAGCGGTTGGGATCGGTTGCAAAGGAAACCCCAAGGCGCTGCAAATCGCTTGCGGTTGCCAAGGCATCGGCGCGGATAAGTTCCTGATGTTCCTGAAGATAAGCTTGGGCAATGACCATGCTTTCTTCAACCGCCGTGCGAATACGGTCGCTAAACCAGCCCTGAATGCCAAAATGCAGAAACAGGGCCGAAAACACGGCCACAATAATGGCGGGCGTTACGGCAACCAGACTGAACATCAAAACCAGCCGTGTGTGCAGCTTTGCCCCGGCGGTTCCCTTGCGCCGCTCCACCCAGATTTGCACCAGCTTGCGCGCCACCAACGTTGCCAGTGCAAGAAGCAATATCAGGTCGATATTAAGCAGGATAATAATGGTACGTGGATCGGGCCGTAATGGCGCCGTTCCCGTCATGGCAAGATAGGTGACTGTCGCGGAAATCAGGGCGGCGATGACCAGTCCGATTGCAAATTTGCGCGACTGTGCAATCCGTCCCAGCAATTTGACAAATGCCGATTGCTGCCATGCCTTACGGCGCTGGCGCACGGGTAAGCTCATTTTGCGCCCCGTACCACTTCCAAACCCAGATCCCGGATTTTCTTGCGTAAGGTATTGCGGTTAAGCCCCAAAACTTCGGCCGCCTTCACCTGATTACCCCGAGTTGCCTCAAGCGTCACGGTTAATAGTGGGCGTTCCATTTCGCGCAAAATGCGGTCATACAGACCACTGGAAGGCAAATCATCGTCATGGGCGTCATAATATTCACGCACATGCCGCTCAATTGATTCCGAAAGCGATTGCGGTTCACCAGCCGGGGCCGATTCTGCCACGCTGTTTTCCGCAAACTCGGTTTCAATCACGTCAACGCCAATCATGTCCTGCGAATAGAGCGCGGTTAAACGCCGCACCATATTCTCAAGCTCGCGAATGTTACCGGGCCAGCGATGCGCCTTCAGGCGTGCCATTGCTTCAGCAGACAGGGTTTTGCGTGGCAGGCCCTGCTCGCTTGCCTGGGCAAGAAAATGATTGACCAGTTCCGGGATATCTTCAAGGCGTTCACGCAGGCTGGGCAAACGAATGGGAACCACATTCAACCGATAGAAAAGATCCTCGCGGAAACTGCCTTCGCGGATCAATTTGCGTAAATCACGGTGTGTTGCGGCAACAATTCGCACATTGACGCGAATGGGGGTTCGACCGCCAACACGGGTATATTCGCCTTCCTGCAAGACACGTAAAAGCCGGGTTTGCGCCTCTAGCGGCATGTCCCCGATTTCATCAAGAAACAGTGTGCCACCTTCGGCCTGCTCAAACCGGCCTACCTTGCGTTCATTGGCACCGGTAAAGGCGCCTTTTTCATGACCAAAAAGCTCGCTTTCAATCAATTCACGCGGGATGGCGGCCATATTGATGGCAACAAACGGGCCGTGCCGACGCGATCCATATTCATGAAGTGCGCGTGCCACCAGTTCCTTACCGGTCCCGCTTTCGCCCGTTACCATCACGGTCAGGTCAGTATTCATCAGGCGCGCCAGCGAACGATAAATTTCCTGCATTGCCGCGGAACGGCCGATTAGCGGCAGGCGATCATCACCCTCCTCGCCTGCCGGTTTGGCATTTTCCTGATTTACCGGTGTTTCAAGCGCACGATCAACAATTCCCATCAATTCGTTCAAATCAAAGGGTTTTGGAAGATATTCAAACGCACCGCGCTGGGCGGCTTTAACCGCTGTTAACAGGGTATTTTGCGCACTCATGACGATAACACGCAGATCGGGGCGCAGCTTGCGAATACGCGGCACCATATCCAGGCCATTTTCGTCGGGCATCATCACATCGGTGATCACCAGATCACCCTCGCCATCCGCGATCCAGTCCCACAGGGTTTTACCGTGTCCGGTGCTACGAACTTCGTGGCCCTGCCGCGACAGAGCCTGCGTCAGAACGGTACGAATGGCGCGATCATCATCGGCGACAAGAATACGGGCTGGTTGCGCACTCATAGTGTTTCTTCCTTGATCCAGCTATCTTTCTGATTGGCTTGAATATCTTCTGCCAGGGTCCGATGATAGATCGGCAGCATAATTTGAAATTCCGCCCCGCCTGTCGGCACGTCTTTTACCTCGATCACGCCGCCATGATCGGCAATGATTTTCGCAACCAAAGCCAACCCCAAACCGGACCCGGTAGGCTTGGTGGTGACGAAGGGATCAAACAGGCTTTCGCGCATATCGGGCGGAATCCCCGGGCCATTATCACGAACGGAAACCACCAGCGGCAAATGCACACGGGTATCGCCGCCTGCAACTGCAAGGCGTACACCATGTTGATAGCGGGTGGAAATCGTAATCAAACCTGTTTCGGACTGTACTGCCTCGGCCGCGTTTTTCACCAGATTTAAAAACACCTGGATCAGCTGATCGCGGTTACCATAAACCGGCGGTAAGGACGGGTCATAGATTTCTTCAAAATGCAGGTTATGACCAAAACCATTTTCGGCCAGGCGACGCACATGTTCCAGCACCGTATGAATATTGACCGCACCGCGCTCCAGCGGCTTGTCCGAAAATATTTCCATGCGGTCAACCAGGTTCACAATCCGGTCGGCTTCATCACAAATCAAGCGGGTCAATACCCGGTCATCTTCGGTTGCCGTCTGTTCGATCAACTGGGCGGCCCCCCGGATGCCTGACAGCGGATTTTTGATTTCATGGGCTAAAATGGCGGCCATCGCACTGACAGATCGTGCCGAATTACGGCTCAGCAACTGGTTATCAATTTTTTGCGCAATCGAACGTGGTTCGAATGTTAAAACGGCACACCCCGTTTCATCCGCCATTGATCCAACCGTTAAATTAACGGCATGGCGCCCAATTTTCGGGCTCTCGATCAGCAGGTCATGGTCAGCAACAAGCGTCGCCTCATCAATCGCCTGCGCAACAAGCGAGAAAACGGGGCTGTCTTCCGGAATGAAATCTTTGAGGTTGCTGCGGCATAATACTGCCGCACTGGTGTTAAACAGTTGTTCGCTCGCCTGGTTGACAAAGCGTATTTTGCCATCCCGATCAGCAACCACAACTGCACTGGCAATGGCGTTCAAAACGCCAGCGGGATCAACAGAATATCCCTTGCCAAAGCCTAGCCTCATTTTTGTCCCCCGATCGTCAATCAGTTATCAGGCAAATGATTGCGGCCATTTCAGGCGGCACATTCACGTAATTCGGTTTCAATTTTGGGTTCATAAAAGGCACGAATGGCATCTTTAACCTGAACCGGATCATCCAGCACATTAACAGTTCGGCGAAACTCGGTTGCGTCGCGCAAACCGTTGCAATACCAGCCAAGATGCTTTCGCGCGATGCGATAACCGGGAATGAGCCCGTGATGATCCAATATTGCATCATAATGGGCCAAAATGGTTTCAAGCTGCTGTTCGAGCGTCGGTGACGGCAGTTTTGTTCCCGTTTTCAGATAATGGGAAACCTGCTTTAAAAACCAGGGCCGCCCCTGCACGCCCCGACCAATCATAACGCCATCGGTACCGGACCGTCGCAAAAGCTCTGCGGCGTCTTCTTCGCTTTGCACATCGCCATTACCAATGACCGGTATGGACACGGCGGCCTTGACGTCAGTAATCGCATCCCAGTCCGCCTCGCCCTTATAGAACTGGCAGCGCGTGCGACCATGAATAGTCAACATCTGTATTCCCAAGTCCTCGGCAATACGAGCCAGACGCGGCGCATTGCGGTCATCGTCATCCCAGCCAAGGCGCATTTTAAGGGTAACGGGCACCTTCACCGCATTTACGGTTGCTTCCATGATCTCGGCAGCCAGCTTTTCCTGGCGCATCAGGGCTGAACCGGCATATCCCTTGGTCACTTTCTTTGCCGGGCAGCCCATATTGATATCAATGATCATGGCTCCACGGGCTTCATTCATTTTCGCCGCTTCGGCCATTTCTGACGGTTCGGTGCCGGCCAACTGCACCGAAAGCGGGCTTTCGGCTGCACAATCGCCGTGCATTTTACGCACTTCTTTCTGATGCTGCTGAATACGGGTCATGGCGTCCGACGCAATCATTTCCGACACAACGAGATGATCACCAAAACGGCGCACCTGCTGACGAAATGGGAGGTCAGTAACACCTGACATCGGTGCCAGAACAACATTTTCCGGCACGGTCACAGAACCGATCTGCAAAGACATGAAGAACTTCCGATTGCCTAAAACTTGGGCAGATTAATGAAACTGAAGGCAGAGTGCAACAACTCTAAGCGTAATAAGCCTACGAATAGTGTAAACAGCATAAAATTGGCTGTTTTCACCCCAAAAGATAGACCGTTACGAAACGCACCCCCGGAAATGCCAGCGTTAGTAACAACCACGCGCCCAGCACAAACCTTACCGCCATGCGCCCGCGCAAACTGGATCGTTCATGTATCCAGATCAGGGTGCAGATAACGGCAAAACCCGACAGCGTCAGCAGCATTTTATGATCAATTGTCCATAAAGCGGTGCCTTCTATCTGACGCAGGGCAAAACCAGTGACAATACCAACGACAAGCACCCAGGCAGACCATTTAAGATAGCTGATCAACATCAGCTCACTATCGCGCAATGGCGGCAAACGCCTGCTCCAGCGGTTGGGGCGCCGGTTTTTAAGGGCATTTTCCTGCACGACATAGGCCATTGCCGCAATGGCTGCGATGGTAACAAGCGCATAAGTGATCAGGGATGTTCCTATATGCACCCACAACCAGGCGGAATAAAGCACCTGTTCCTCAACCTGGCCCGGTGCGGCACCGCCGATAGATTCGAAAATGGCGGCAACAACGCCAAACAGGATCAGGTATGCCCCAACATAACCGCCCAGTCGCCAAACCTGCTGATGGAGCACACAGGTCGCAACACCCCCGAAGATAAACAGCACCGTTAACTCCGACCAATGCAAGGCAGCAGAAAACCCGCGCGATTGCACAGCCTCGCCCGTCAGGCTTAATACCGCGATGGTTCCTGCAATACCCACACCGATCGAGGCATAAAACCAGAAATCACGCTGTGGCTCACGCCGCATGATCTGGCATGTCAGGGGCAAAAGGGACAGAATATGAATGGCGGTGGCGAACATGCAAAAATGTCCAGAATGGTTGCAGGCAACAGAAGATAAAATTTGGCGACTTGGCAAATCGGGTTGGTAAAGTTAGCTTGTCGCCCACTTTATTGATGTGAGCATATATCGTTTATGAACAAAAAAATCTCGGTTGTCATCGTTGCTGCCGGTAGCGGTAGCAGATTTGGTGATCCGCTGCCAAAACAATATCATCACATAGGTGACAAAACGCTTCTGCGTCATAGCATCGAAGCGTTCATGCAGCTTTGCCCAGCCCATCATATTCAGGTTGTTTATAATCCCCTGCATCAAAATCATCTGGACGCCGCGATTGGCGATTTGATAACGGGCAAAGGGTTGCGTCCAGCTGTTGCCGGTGGTGCCACGCGACAGCAATCAGTGCTCAACGGCTTGCGTGCCCTGAGCGATGTCACACCGGATTATGTCCTTGTGCACGATGCGGCCCGCCCCGGCATTGATCCTGATGTCATTTACCGCGTTCTTGATGCCTTGCAAGATCACAAAGGGGCCATTCCCGGCATTGCCGTGCATGACACCATTAAACAATGCGATGATGACAAGGTCATTTTGCGTACCATTGCGCGTGATACCCTGATGCGGGCGCAAACGCCGCAGGGATTTGACTTTAACGCCCTTCTGATGGCCCACACCAAATTCGAGGGCCAGGAAATGACAGATGATGCCAGCCTGCTTGAGCAACTGGGTATCCCTGTCAAATGTGTGCCCGGCAGTGAGCGGAACGATAAAATCACCCGACGCGACGACATTGCCCGGCTGAGCGAATATTTAACCCCGGAAAATCCCCCCGAAAATCCCCTGAAAGAGCACGCCATGATTGCAGAAGAATATCGCACCGGCACCGGCTTTGATGTCCATCGCTTTGCACCGGGTGATGCCTGCATGTTATGTGGTGTCTCGGTACCGCATAAGGCCCGGCTAGAGGGACATTCCGATGCCGATGTTGGCCTGCATGCCCTGACCGATGCCATTTTAGGCGCAATCGCTGCCGGGGATATTGGCCAGCACTTCCCGCCCAGTGATCCGCAATGGAAAGGTGCGGCATCGGACCAGTTTTTAAAACATGCAGCCAACCTGGTTGCCCAGCGTAACGGGCGCATTGTGAATGTCGATGTGACGCTGATTTGCGAACGCCCGAAAATCGGCCCGCATACGCCAGCCATGCGCCAGGCCATTGCTACTATCCTGTCCATCGACATTGACCGCGTCAATGTAAAGGCCACCACGTCCGAACGTTTGGGTTTTACCGGCCGCGAAGAAGGCATTGCCGCACAGGCCGTCGCCAGTATCGCGCTTCCCCGCACGGCATAAACGCGTAAAGCAACCGATAAAACCTTCACGCACTTACGACAACAGGCGGGCCACATGACCCGCCTGTTGTCGCATCAACGCAGAATAATCTCTCAGGCTTCCGCTTTTTCTTCTTCCGGCAATTGATATTTTAAAATTACCGGCACTTGGGCCAACCCAAACAGCAATGTGATGGGGGTAACGGCCCAAACCTTAAAGGCAACCCAAAAGTCGGTACCAAAATTGCGCCAGACCACCTCGTTGGCAATGGCCAGCACCACAAAAAACAGGCCCCAACGCCAGGTCAAAGTACGCCAGCCTGCATCCGTTACCTGAAACGCCGTTTCCAAAACGAGTTTCAAAAACAGCTTTCCCATCGCAAGACCACCAAACAGAATGGCCGCAAACATCAAATTCACGATGGTCGGCTTGATCTTGATGAAAAGCTCATCTTGAAGATACAGCGTTAAACCACCGAAAATAATAACAAAAAAACCACCGATAAGTGGCATCATCGGAATGGTACGGTTGATCAGAAACGACACAGCAAGCGCAACGACTGTCGCCACAACAAAAACCAGCGTTGCCGTCATCAGATTATGTGTAATGCTGTTAATTGCAAAAAACAGCACCAGCGGCCCCATTTCCAGGACCAGTTTGGTTACATGGTTCATTGTGTCACTTCTTTTGTCATTAAGGCGCCATCCTATTGTCGGCAGGGGCGCGGCGCAACAGCGCGATTGCCTTAAGGCCCCTCAAATTTCCGTCAGCTCACTTGTTGGTGCAGCCAGGCCGCATAGCCATCATTAATCCGGCCAAGCGGCACTTCAAGTACACAAGGGGTATCATAAGGATGAATGTCCAGCACATGGGCCTGCAATTTGGAAAATATCTGTTTTTCGGTTTTCAGCAGCAAAACAGTTTCACTTGCCTCTTCCACTTCGCCATTCCATTCATAAACCGATGTCATTGACGGTAAAATGTTGGCGCAGGCCGCCAGCCTTGCGCCGAGCGCGGAACGGGCGATTTTGCGTGCACAATCCATATCCGGCACCGTGACATAAGCCATTACCATTTCAAGCGCATTGGTTTTGATATTTGTCATGGCAGTTGCCCTTTCTGCGAAATTCGGCAAGACTTTGGCTATGATACGCCTACCAGATCCCCCCCGTTTTTGGGGTACGTTCAACAGGGAGTTTTATCATGCCAGCGGCAAAGGCGACAAAGCCGACCAGCACCCAGAAAAACTGGCTTAAACGTGGCCTTTCACAGCCAGGAGGCAAATTGCCACTTTTTGATGAACAGGGAAAGCAGGTATCGGCAAAAACGGTTCAGGCCTGCATTGACCGTGGCTGGGCCGAACCCTGGTTTGCCAATCCGTTAAAACCCGACTGGCTGGTCTGCAAGCTTACCGATAATGGTCGCAGTGTGATAAAGGAATAATCTGTCTCTGGCGATCCGGTATATTCGTCATCCCTACTAAGGCCAGAGTTTGGAGAAGATAATAAAAAACCCGCGCCACGAACTGGTGCAGGTTAACTGTTTTGGATCCTTGAAGGAATTGGTCGGAGCGAGAGGATTCGAACCTCCGACCCCCTGCACCCCATGCAGGTGCGCTACCAGGCTGCGCCACGCTCCGACCGATGTGCGCCTTGCGGCGCGGACAGATACATAGCCCCGCCGCGCCCAAGACGCAAATGGTTTTTACGGATTTTTTTTCACTTCCTGAAGAGTAGCCCTCAAAAGCGATTGCAATCCTTCAAGTTCGCCTAAAACGTTCATCAGCGACTGCCGATCAATCGCTTTTTTCGACGAATCTGAAACAACATCAATGGCATCGTCTGAAACTGATTCGGCATAAGACACAGTTTCGCTGTCCGCCACGGAAGCATCTTTTGAGGCAGGCTGGATAGCGCCACCAGGCAACGTCCCGCCATTTTGCGCGATCAGTTTTTGTACACCCTTGATGGTGTAACCCTGATCATGCAAAAGCGCACGAATACCTTTGAGAAACTCAATATCATCCGGCCGATAATAGCGACGACCACCCGCCCGCTTCATCGGTTTGATTTGCGGAAATTTCTGCTCCCAGAAACGCAAGACGTGCTGCTGCAGACCCAATTCGGTTGCCGCCTCGCTGATTGTTCTGAAAGCAGAGTCAGATTTCATGGTACGGCGATTTTTCGCCGTCTCCCCCAATTCATTTTTCATTGATCGCGTTTATTCGTAATTTTATGCGTTAATGCGCGATTTGAGAACCTGGGACGGTCTGAAAACGAGCACTTTGCGGGGTAGAATCGGCACTTCTTCACCCGTTTTCGGGTTCCGGCCGATACGCTCGCCTTTGCTGCGTACGGAAAAACTGCCAAAAGAAGAAATTTTGACAACCTCGTCCCGGATCAGCGCACTGGAGATTTCGTCCAACACTGTTTCCAGTAATTGGGCAGATTCATTTCGCGACAGGCCGACTTCCTGATAGACCGCTTCGGCTAGATCGGCGCGGGTAACCGTTGTTTCCGACATGCAGACCGCCTCCTCATAACAGGGCAATGAACACAAAGGTATAGTTGGTGGCTAAATCAGTCAATATCAATAGGATACACGTGATTGTGGCGGAAAATTGCACTTTTTACGCCAAATCACTGATTTTTAATCATTTTTCCTGATTTTAGCTTATTTTGACCTTTAAAACAGATAAAAATTTTACCAACGTACCAGTGAAGCACCCCAGGTAAATCCGCCGCCCATTGCCTCAAGAACAACAATATCGCCGCGTTTGATACGCCCATCATGCACGGCTTCACTCAGTGCCAGCGGAATGGACGCGGCTGATGTATTGGCATGACGATCAACCGTCACGACCACACGATCCGGCGAAATGCCAAATTTGCGCGCCGTACCATCCAAAATGCGCTGGTTGGCCTGATGCGGTACCAGCCAGTCGATTTGCTCTGCTTCGATCCCTGTATCTGCAAGGACTTCACGAATAACCGATGCCAGATTGGTAACAGCATGACGAAAAACCTCGCGGCCTTCCATTTGAAGATGACCAACGGTCTGGGTTGAAGACGGCCCGCCATCGACATAAAGCAGTTCATATTTGCTGCCGTCAGAATGAAGCCGGGATGCCAGAATCCCCTGATCCTCAATTGTGCCGGTCCCTTCATAGCCCTGCACAATAACCGCCCCTGCCCCGTCACCAAACAACACACAGGTACGACGGTCTTCCCAGTCCAGAATGCGCGAAAAAGTTTCGGCACCAATCACAAGTACGGTTTTGGCCTGACCATTGCGAATATACATATCCGCGGTTGTCAGCGCATAAATAAAACCTGAACAAACCGCCTGCACATCAA is a genomic window containing:
- the ccsA gene encoding cytochrome c biogenesis protein CcsA, which codes for MFATAIHILSLLPLTCQIMRREPQRDFWFYASIGVGIAGTIAVLSLTGEAVQSRGFSAALHWSELTVLFIFGGVATCVLHQQVWRLGGYVGAYLILFGVVAAIFESIGGAAPGQVEEQVLYSAWLWVHIGTSLITYALVTIAAIAAMAYVVQENALKNRRPNRWSRRLPPLRDSELMLISYLKWSAWVLVVGIVTGFALRQIEGTALWTIDHKMLLTLSGFAVICTLIWIHERSSLRGRMAVRFVLGAWLLLTLAFPGVRFVTVYLLG
- a CDS encoding bifunctional 2-C-methyl-D-erythritol 4-phosphate cytidylyltransferase/2-C-methyl-D-erythritol 2,4-cyclodiphosphate synthase — protein: MNKKISVVIVAAGSGSRFGDPLPKQYHHIGDKTLLRHSIEAFMQLCPAHHIQVVYNPLHQNHLDAAIGDLITGKGLRPAVAGGATRQQSVLNGLRALSDVTPDYVLVHDAARPGIDPDVIYRVLDALQDHKGAIPGIAVHDTIKQCDDDKVILRTIARDTLMRAQTPQGFDFNALLMAHTKFEGQEMTDDASLLEQLGIPVKCVPGSERNDKITRRDDIARLSEYLTPENPPENPLKEHAMIAEEYRTGTGFDVHRFAPGDACMLCGVSVPHKARLEGHSDADVGLHALTDAILGAIAAGDIGQHFPPSDPQWKGAASDQFLKHAANLVAQRNGRIVNVDVTLICERPKIGPHTPAMRQAIATILSIDIDRVNVKATTSERLGFTGREEGIAAQAVASIALPRTA
- a CDS encoding integration host factor subunit alpha translates to MSETTVTRADLAEAVYQEVGLSRNESAQLLETVLDEISSALIRDEVVKISSFGSFSVRSKGERIGRNPKTGEEVPILPRKVLVFRPSQVLKSRINA
- a CDS encoding septation protein A, encoding MNHVTKLVLEMGPLVLFFAINSITHNLMTATLVFVVATVVALAVSFLINRTIPMMPLIGGFFVIIFGGLTLYLQDELFIKIKPTIVNLMFAAILFGGLAMGKLFLKLVLETAFQVTDAGWRTLTWRWGLFFVVLAIANEVVWRNFGTDFWVAFKVWAVTPITLLFGLAQVPVILKYQLPEEEKAEA
- the cutA gene encoding divalent-cation tolerance protein CutA; amino-acid sequence: MTNIKTNALEMVMAYVTVPDMDCARKIARSALGARLAACANILPSMTSVYEWNGEVEEASETVLLLKTEKQIFSKLQAHVLDIHPYDTPCVLEVPLGRINDGYAAWLHQQVS
- a CDS encoding beta-ketoacyl-ACP synthase III, with protein sequence MTIRSRIIGCGSYLPSNVLTNEELAHRVDTTDEWIVSRTGIRQRHIAAEGETTSDLAYHAAVQAMEHAGVSASDINMIIVATATPDNTFPATATKIQHRLGVVGFAFDVQAVCSGFIYALTTADMYIRNGQAKTVLVIGAETFSRILDWEDRRTCVLFGDGAGAVIVQGYEGTGTIEDQGILASRLHSDGSKYELLYVDGGPSSTQTVGHLQMEGREVFRHAVTNLASVIREVLADTGIEAEQIDWLVPHQANQRILDGTARKFGISPDRVVVTVDRHANTSAASIPLALSEAVHDGRIKRGDIVVLEAMGGGFTWGASLVRW
- a CDS encoding MerR family transcriptional regulator, which gives rise to MKNELGETAKNRRTMKSDSAFRTISEAATELGLQQHVLRFWEQKFPQIKPMKRAGGRRYYRPDDIEFLKGIRALLHDQGYTIKGVQKLIAQNGGTLPGGAIQPASKDASVADSETVSYAESVSDDAIDVVSDSSKKAIDRQSLMNVLGELEGLQSLLRATLQEVKKNP